The following are from one region of the Aquifex aeolicus VF5 genome:
- a CDS encoding AAA family ATPase translates to MKVIVVGNQKGGVGKSTVACNLAVGYSLRGKSVLLIDADIQESSLNFRALREKDDIKAIGITKPTIHKDIKGFENFDVVVIDVGGRDSAVFRSAILAASNGALIIPVLPSVYDVWATEDTLKVLQEARTFADIPAYILFNQVIKSNIVKEAEETLRELAQQYSVGVLNSRLHSRVVYRNSVKEGKGVLEMNDKKAIEELESLINEISNIINIA, encoded by the coding sequence ATGAAAGTAATCGTGGTAGGTAATCAGAAGGGAGGAGTAGGGAAAAGTACTGTTGCGTGTAATTTAGCCGTAGGATATTCTCTCAGAGGAAAAAGTGTTCTACTTATTGATGCGGATATCCAGGAAAGTAGTTTGAACTTCAGGGCACTCAGGGAAAAAGACGACATTAAAGCAATAGGTATTACAAAGCCCACAATTCACAAAGACATTAAGGGTTTTGAAAATTTTGATGTTGTAGTTATCGACGTAGGGGGAAGAGATAGTGCAGTTTTCAGAAGCGCGATTCTTGCAGCATCAAACGGAGCTTTGATAATACCTGTTCTCCCAAGTGTTTACGATGTATGGGCAACAGAAGATACCCTGAAGGTTCTGCAAGAAGCAAGGACCTTTGCAGATATCCCGGCTTATATACTGTTTAATCAAGTAATAAAGTCTAACATCGTGAAAGAAGCTGAGGAAACCCTGAGAGAATTAGCACAGCAGTACTCCGTAGGAGTATTAAATTCAAGATTGCACTCAAGAGTAGTTTACAGAAACTCTGTAAAAGAAGGAAAGGGAGTGCTTGAAATGAACGATAAAAAAGCAATAGAGGAGCTTGAAAGCTTAATAAATGAAATTAGTAATATAATTAATATTGCTTAA
- a CDS encoding PIN domain-containing protein encodes MKKEVLIDTNLLGYFFGIDKDEIKQKFLQEYISGLLHNGWKIYISSQVCKELARISHEKYSLPFEEVDSIIKGISKMFNILYEDCEDLRVAIFLRERYYLQFWDAVIIASALNNNIPIVLSEDTPYKEVELFNKKVRLLNPFSET; translated from the coding sequence ATGAAGAAGGAAGTTTTAATAGATACAAATTTGCTCGGCTATTTTTTCGGGATTGATAAAGATGAAATAAAACAGAAATTTTTGCAGGAATACATAAGTGGTCTATTGCATAATGGATGGAAAATTTACATAAGCTCGCAAGTATGCAAGGAACTTGCCAGAATATCTCATGAAAAGTATAGCTTACCTTTCGAAGAAGTAGATAGCATTATCAAGGGAATCAGTAAAATGTTCAACATCCTTTACGAAGATTGTGAAGACTTAAGAGTTGCTATTTTTCTCAGAGAGAGATATTACCTTCAATTTTGGGATGCAGTAATAATAGCTTCCGCTCTTAATAACAACATCCCCATTGTTCTTAGTGAAGACACTCCTTATAAAGAGGTGGAACTTTTTAACAAAAAAGTTAGACTCCTTAATCCCTTTTCTGAAACTTGA